The DNA segment AATGCCCTTCACGCCTTCCGGTGCGCTCGGCGTGCGCGCCAGCACGAGATGCGCGATGTTCGCCGCCATATCGTGCTCGCCCCACGTGATGAAAATCTTGGTGCCGAACAGCTTGAACGAGCCGTCGCCCTGCGGCTCGGCGCGCGTGCGGACCAACGCCAGATCGGAGCCGGCTTGCGGCTCGGTGAGGTTCATCGTGCCGGTCCACTCGCCGGAAATCAGCCTGGGCACATAAGTCTGTTTCTGCTCGTCGCTGCCCGCGGTTAGCAGCGCTTCGATCGCGCCGTCCGTCAACAGCGGACACAGCGCGAACGAGAGATTCGACGCGTTGAGCATCTCCACGCAGGGTGTGCCGATCAGCTTGGGTAGACCCTGACCTTCGTAATCGACGGGATGCTGCACACCCTGCCAGCCGCCTTCGGCAAACTGGCGAAACGCATCCTTGAAACCAGGCGTTGCGGTAACCACGCCGTCTTTCCAGCTGCTCGGATTCCTGTCGCCTTCGACATTCAGCGGCGCCAGCACTTCTCCACACAGTTTCGCCGATTCTTCGAGCACGGCCTGAGCCGTGTCCAGATTCGCGTCTTCGAAGCCTGGCAGCGTGGCGATTTCTTCGAGGCCGGCCAGTTCCTTCATTACGAACAGCATGTCCTTGATGGGCGCCGTGTAGGTCATTTCAGTTCTCCTCCTGTCTCGATGTAAAAAGGGCGCGGGACCGGCTCGGTCCTGCGCCCTTCATGTGCTGCCAGGCGCCATCATCCAGGATCACCCAGGCGCGACCATTGCCCGATTGTTAGCCCAGTTCTTTGACGAGTTCCGGCACGACCGTGAACAGATCGCCGACCAGACCGTAATCAGCAACGCTGAAAATCGGCGCTTCTTCGTCCTTGTTAATCGCGACGATCACCTTGCTGTCCTTCATCCCGGCCAGATGCTGGATCGCGCCCGAGATGCCGACCGCAACGTACAGCTGCGGCGCGACGATCTTGCCAGTCTGGCCAACCTGATAGTCGTTCGGCACGAAGCCCGCATCCACTGCCGCGCGCGACGCGCCAAGCGCTGCGTTCAGCTTGTCGGCCAGCGGCTCCAGCACCTGCGTGTAGTTCTCGCCGTTGCCCAGACCACGGCCGCCCGACACGATGATCTTCGCCGACGTCAGTTCCGGACGGTCCAGCTTCGTCACTTCACGGCTCACGAACGACGAGATACCGCTGTCCGCTGCCGCTTCGATCTTCTCGACCGTTGCGCTGCCGCCTTCGGCCGCGACTGCGTCGAAACCGGTCGTGCGGACCGTGATGACCTTGATCGGATCAGCCGATTGCACCGTGGCAATTGCATTGCCCGCGTAGATCGGACGCTCGAACGTGTCGGCCGAATCCACCGCGGTGATGTCGCTGATCTGCGCGACGTCCAGCTTCGCCGCGATACGCGGCGTAACGTTCTTGCCGTAAGCGGTGGCTGGCGCGAGGATGTGTGAATAGTCCTTCGCAATGTTCAGCACCGTTGCCTCGACGTTTTCCGCGAGACCCGCTTCGAGTTGCGGCGCGTCGGCGAGCAGCACCTTGCTGACGCCGGCGATTTTCGCTGCCGCCTCCGCTGCGGCCTGGGCCTGGTGACCCGCCACCAGCACGTGTACGTCGCCGCCAATCTTTTTGGCCGCTGCGATCGTGTTCAGCGTCGCGGCCTTGATCGACGCGTTGTCGTGTTCTGCTATTACCAGATTCGTCATTTCGTCTGTCTCCGTGTCGACCGGACCGGCGCTTCGCGCTCACTCCAGTCACATGCAACATGGTTGCCGTTTGGCTCAAAGCACCTTGGCTTCGGTCTTCAGCTTCTCGACCAGCGTCTTCACGTCCGGCACCTTCACACCGGCGGAGCGCTTCGGCGGCTCGACAACCTTCAGCGTCTTCAGGCGCGGCTTCACGTCGACGCCGAGGTCCTCAGGCTTGACCGTTTCCAGCGGCTTTTTCTTCGCCTTCATGATGTTGGGCAACGTGACGTAGCGCGGCTCGTTCAGACGCAGGTCAGTCGTGACCACGGCAGGCAACGTGAGCGACAGCGTTTCCGCGCCGCCGTCCACTTCGCGCGACACCGTGGCCTTGCCGTCTGCCACCGTGACCTTCGATGCGAACGTGGCTTGCGGCAGCCCGGCCAGTGCGGCCAACATCTGACCGGTCTGGTTCGAGTCGTCGTCGATCGCCTGCTTGCCGAGGATGATCAGCTGCGGCTGTTCCTTGTCGACCAGCGCCTTCAGCAGCTTGGCGACAGCGAGCGGCTGCAGTTCTTCGGCCGACTCGATCAGGATGGCGCGGTCCGCGCCGATCGCCAGCGCCGTGCGCAACGTTTCCTGCGATTGTGCGACACCCGCCGACACGGCGATCACTTCGGTCGCCACGCCGGCCTCTTTCAGGCGCACGGCTTCTTCCACCGCGATTTCGTCGAACGGATTCATGGACATCTTCACGTTCGCGATGTCGACGCCCGTACCGTCCGACTTGACCCG comes from the Paraburkholderia sp. PREW-6R genome and includes:
- a CDS encoding FAD-binding protein, which codes for MTNLVIAEHDNASIKAATLNTIAAAKKIGGDVHVLVAGHQAQAAAEAAAKIAGVSKVLLADAPQLEAGLAENVEATVLNIAKDYSHILAPATAYGKNVTPRIAAKLDVAQISDITAVDSADTFERPIYAGNAIATVQSADPIKVITVRTTGFDAVAAEGGSATVEKIEAAADSGISSFVSREVTKLDRPELTSAKIIVSGGRGLGNGENYTQVLEPLADKLNAALGASRAAVDAGFVPNDYQVGQTGKIVAPQLYVAVGISGAIQHLAGMKDSKVIVAINKDEEAPIFSVADYGLVGDLFTVVPELVKELG
- a CDS encoding electron transfer flavoprotein subunit beta/FixA family protein, whose protein sequence is MKILVPVKRVVDYNVKVRVKSDGTGVDIANVKMSMNPFDEIAVEEAVRLKEAGVATEVIAVSAGVAQSQETLRTALAIGADRAILIESAEELQPLAVAKLLKALVDKEQPQLIILGKQAIDDDSNQTGQMLAALAGLPQATFASKVTVADGKATVSREVDGGAETLSLTLPAVVTTDLRLNEPRYVTLPNIMKAKKKPLETVKPEDLGVDVKPRLKTLKVVEPPKRSAGVKVPDVKTLVEKLKTEAKVL